Proteins encoded by one window of Methyloterricola oryzae:
- a CDS encoding LapA family protein — MIKAIYALVFAVIFLIALAFSMKNLQPVSINLFIGKISMPLALALTIELLAGVAIGAAVQIIRVLRLKAENSRLRKQLALAEHELEELHSNASKDA, encoded by the coding sequence ATGATCAAGGCGATTTACGCATTGGTATTTGCGGTCATTTTCCTGATCGCCCTGGCATTTTCCATGAAGAATCTGCAACCGGTGAGCATCAATCTGTTCATCGGAAAAATCAGCATGCCCCTGGCGCTTGCGCTGACCATAGAACTCCTCGCCGGCGTGGCCATCGGTGCTGCTGTCCAGATCATACGGGTTCTCCGCCTCAAGGCCGAGAATAGCCGCCTGAGAAAACAGCTGGCGCTGGCTGAGCACGAGCTCGAAGAACTGCATTCCAACGCTTCCAAAGACGCTTGA
- a CDS encoding integration host factor subunit beta, whose amino-acid sequence MTKSELIELLARKNAHLSADDVESAVKSMIEHMSQSLSSGERIEIRGFGSFSLHYRPPRVGRNPKTGDSVELTSKYVPHFKPGKELRDRVNAARAAEDGEIS is encoded by the coding sequence GTGACTAAATCAGAACTTATCGAATTACTGGCCAGGAAGAACGCACATTTGTCGGCGGACGACGTTGAGTCAGCCGTGAAATCGATGATCGAGCACATGAGCCAATCCCTGTCCAGCGGCGAGCGCATCGAAATTCGCGGATTCGGCAGTTTCTCCCTGCATTACCGGCCCCCTCGGGTGGGACGCAATCCTAAAACCGGCGACTCCGTGGAGCTAACCTCCAAGTACGTGCCGCATTTCAAGCCCGGCAAAGAACTTCGTGACCGGGTCAATGCAGCGCGTGCGGCGGAAGACGGCGAAATTTCCTGA